One Gordonia zhaorongruii DNA segment encodes these proteins:
- a CDS encoding steroid 3-ketoacyl-CoA thiolase produces the protein MGVPVIVEAARTPIGKRRGWLSGLHAAELLGAAQTGVLARAGIDPALVEQVVGGCVMQVGEQGNNVTRTAWLHAGLPWQTGATTIDCQCGSAQQANHMIAGLISAGAIDVGVACGVEAMSHVPLGANVGTDAGPRRPESWDIDMPNQFEAAERIARRRDISRADVDALGVRSQANAKRAWDEGRFDREVLTVKAPERTKEGELTGETLEVTKDQGLRETTADSIAGLKPVLDGGIHTAGTASQISDGAAAVLIMDEDKARQLGLTPRARIKTQALVGAEPYYHLDGPVQSTERVLAKSGMSLNDIDVVEINEAFASVVLSWAQVHNADMDKVNVNGGAIALGHPVGSTGSRLITTALHELERTDGEHALVTMCAGGALSTATILERI, from the coding sequence ATGGGTGTACCGGTAATCGTCGAAGCGGCTCGCACACCGATCGGCAAGCGCAGGGGATGGCTGTCGGGGCTGCACGCCGCCGAGCTTCTCGGGGCGGCGCAGACCGGAGTGCTCGCGCGCGCCGGCATCGACCCGGCATTGGTCGAGCAGGTCGTCGGCGGCTGCGTCATGCAGGTCGGCGAACAAGGCAACAACGTGACGCGGACCGCATGGCTCCACGCGGGCCTCCCCTGGCAGACCGGCGCCACCACCATCGACTGCCAGTGCGGTTCGGCACAGCAGGCCAACCACATGATCGCCGGGCTCATCTCCGCGGGTGCGATCGACGTCGGCGTCGCCTGCGGCGTCGAGGCCATGTCGCATGTGCCGCTCGGCGCGAACGTCGGAACCGATGCGGGTCCGCGTCGCCCGGAGTCGTGGGACATCGACATGCCGAACCAGTTCGAGGCCGCCGAGCGCATCGCCCGGCGCCGGGACATCTCGCGCGCCGATGTCGACGCACTCGGCGTCCGTTCGCAGGCCAACGCCAAGCGCGCATGGGACGAAGGTCGGTTCGACCGCGAGGTGCTGACGGTTAAAGCCCCCGAGCGCACCAAGGAAGGCGAACTCACCGGCGAGACCCTCGAGGTCACCAAGGACCAGGGCCTTCGGGAGACGACGGCCGATTCCATCGCCGGACTGAAGCCCGTTCTCGACGGCGGAATCCACACGGCAGGCACGGCGTCGCAGATCTCGGATGGTGCGGCTGCTGTCCTGATCATGGACGAGGACAAGGCCCGTCAGCTCGGACTCACCCCGCGCGCACGCATCAAGACCCAGGCCCTGGTCGGCGCCGAGCCGTACTACCACCTGGACGGACCGGTGCAGTCGACGGAACGAGTTCTGGCGAAGTCGGGCATGAGCCTGAACGACATCGACGTCGTCGAGATCAATGAGGCCTTCGCCTCCGTGGTCCTCAGCTGGGCTCAGGTCCACAACGCCGACATGGACAAGGTGAACGTGAACGGCGGCGCGATCGCGCTCGGCCACCCGGTCGGCAGCACCGGATCACGTCTCATCACCACGGCACTGCACGAGCTCGAGCGCACCGACGGCGAGCACGCGCTGGTCACCATGTGCGCGGGTGGTGCGCTGTCGACGGCCACCATCCTCGAGCGGATCTGA
- a CDS encoding nitroreductase family deazaflavin-dependent oxidoreductase, whose translation MDPDSRPAQLDSPIVGGLIKYGSRLNTRLYQLSGGRLGNRWRVGSAFRRPTPVCLLTTTGRKSGQQRTVPLLYMADADSIVLVASQGGQPKNPAWYHNVRNDPHVSIQIGAATTDYVAHVADDAERERLWPRLVDMYADFDTYDAWTERTIPVVICTPK comes from the coding sequence ATGGATCCCGATTCCCGTCCTGCCCAGTTGGACTCGCCGATAGTCGGCGGGCTCATCAAGTACGGCTCGCGGCTGAACACCCGCCTGTACCAGCTGTCCGGCGGCAGATTGGGCAACCGGTGGCGGGTGGGATCAGCGTTCCGCAGACCCACACCCGTCTGCCTGCTGACCACGACCGGCCGGAAATCGGGTCAGCAGCGCACGGTACCGCTGCTCTACATGGCCGACGCCGACTCGATAGTCCTCGTCGCATCGCAGGGCGGTCAGCCGAAGAATCCGGCGTGGTACCACAACGTACGCAACGACCCACATGTGAGCATTCAGATCGGCGCCGCCACAACCGATTACGTGGCTCATGTGGCCGATGACGCGGAGCGGGAGAGGCTGTGGCCCCGTCTCGTTGATATGTACGCCGATTTCGACACCTACGATGCGTGGACGGAGCGAACGATCCCCGTCGTGATCTGCACGCCGAAGTGA